The following are from one region of the Heterodontus francisci isolate sHetFra1 chromosome 34, sHetFra1.hap1, whole genome shotgun sequence genome:
- the LOC137348447 gene encoding zinc finger protein 239-like produces MKFGREVPAEKQLSPGTAILLKEPKYQVLKLICHLGSEYHRPLIMEAKSVEKPYTCSVCGRGFSRSAGLSVHKCSHTGEKLQTEERPFTCSECGKRFSLSGNLLTHQRIHTGERPFTCSDCGKGFTHSSTLLIHQRIHTGERPFTCSECGKEFTTSSQLVKHTRVHTGERPFTCSECGKGFADSTARLTHQRVHTGERPFTCSVCGKRFTQSSHLVTHQFSHTGERSFICSVCRKGFTQPSYLLRHQRVHR; encoded by the exons ATGAAGTTTGGGCGGGAAGTGCCGGCAGAGAAGCAGCTCAGCCCGGGCACCGCCATCTTACTAAAGGAGCCAAAATATCAGGTACTGAAGCTTAtctgtcatcttg gatctgaatatcatcggcctttgatcatggaagcaaaaagtgtggagaaaccgtacacgtgttctgtgtgtggacggggCTTCAGCCGATCAGCTGGCCTGTCGGTACACAAGTgtagtcacactggggagaagct tcaaactgaggagaggccattcacctgctccgagtgtgggaagagattctctctgtcagggaacctgtTGACACAccaacgaattcacactggggagaggccattcacctgctctgattgtgggaagggtttcactcattcatccaccctgctgatacaccagcgaattcacactggggagaggccattcacctgctccgagtgtgggaaggaattcactacTTCATCCCAGCTGGTGAAACACAcacgagttcacactggtgagaggccattcacctgctctgagtgtgggaagggatttgctgatTCAACTGCTCGGctgacgcaccagcgagttcacactggggagaggccattcacctgctccgtatgtgggaagagatttactcagtcatcccacctggtgacacaccagttcagtcacactggggagaggtcattcatctgctccgtgtgtaggaagggattcactcagccatcctatctgctgagacaccagcgagttcacagataa